TAATTGATGGTAAACTTACAGGACAAAATTTTTTCAAAAGCAAAATTTGACTACTTGGATCTACATTGCTTCTTGCCTCCAAAGATTCAATCACTATAGATCTCGCAGGTAACCATGACCTAGCATAAAACGAAATGCTCTGTCCACATTGACAGTAAAATGTGTTAATCTGTCTGAATCGAGAAAGATCACAGAAAAGATTAAGTGAACTAGCAGAACCAAATAATTTTGATTAGTTACAACAGTTTGAACAAGACGAGATAGTGAAACAACCGCTAAAAATTCACCACCAGCAAGCATCATTGCTTGATGAAAAGCTGCATTCTCCTTCTCAGATGATTGGTCAAGATCTATCCACTCGGGGTTCAAACGACCAATTCTTGAAGAGAGATATGTATTATTGACATATTTTGGAGGCTGATCAATGTCATATTGATTGATCCCATTATCAGTGGCATCTATCGCCTGCCAAATGTTGTTAAGAATCACAAAGCAGTTGATCAAGAGTCAAGTAACGCAAACGAATATGGGGAAAAAAAAACCTATGCACAAAAGTAAACATTATTGGTTCCTGTGACATGGAAACACAAAAAGCCATCTAATTCAAAGCCCAACTTACATGCAATTCAGAAACAAATAtctataaaaataaatacatttaTGAAACTCCTGATGACTTTGAGCAGACAATATTTGTCGTCATATGCATATTATGAACGTGTTCAAGATAGACAAAAGAGTAGTAGAACATGCTTCATATAAGTGAGGTACCTTTCAGTTCATATTTCTTCAGGTAATCATACAAATCAAAAAGTATTATAAAACATATAGAAGCTGTCTTTGATTTTAAAGGAACCAACCATCTCCTATTTGATAGATCAGGAAGAATACCTCAATAAAGTTTTTATATACAGCAAGATATAGGCATTGGACATTCTTGTGCCCCTTGTCAAGTTGAAGCTCTGTTGCAATTATCTCCTCACCATAATGCTACAGTAAGAAAATGGAAAAATAAGTCTTAAAAAGTATTACAGAAAGATGGAAGTATGAATTACATGATAGCCTTTCTTCAAATAGATATAGAGAAGACCTTTATATTTCTTAGAAGGATTATCAAATGAGTCCTGATGAAAACTATAAGAATGAGTATCAAATATGTAGTTGCATAACTTTAATCTTTATCAATATTGCAATAAATCAGTCTAAAACTTTGCAGAATTTTGTACATCATATTAACTTAGTGTGGGAGATGATAGGAAGAAAAATCTGAGAGAGACTATTTGAATATTTCAAATGAGTCTGTAGATGGTTACATGCGATTATAATAAGTTCTGAAGTTCCAAAGTCACTCTTATTGTCTTACATGCAGTAAAATTTGTCATGAAATAGTAAGACCTGAAAATTTTCCAGATATTAAAGATTAAAGAAAGGGAGCTGCTTTGCAACAGATATCTAAACTTTTCTCGATATCCATCTGCAAATTCCAAAAGTAAAAAATGATTGGAACActgagggggcgtttggtttggggtgcaggaatgagaatgagaatgggAATAGATTTGATAGTAGACTGGAATGAGAATGGATTTAACCATTCCAATGTTGTTGTTTGCAAGGTTTGAAGTGTCGTTCCGTGCCGCCCGGCACggacggtttttaccgttccgccgggcggccgaaaccggcacgggaggcgtccccgtctcggtggcgccggaggagacgcgggacgcctCCTTCGGCGCTggaggagacgcgggacgcctCCGGCGGCGTCCCGCGGCACATTCGGCAGCGAAGGCGTCGTGCGCGACGCCTTCGGCGTGCAGAAGGCGTCGCGCGCGACGCCTTCTGCGGCGCCGAAATCGTCCGGCAGGGTCGCCGGACGCTTCCGGCGACCCTTCCGGCGCCGCCGGAGGCGTCCGGCGACGCTTCCAGCGTCGCCGGACGGCCCCCGCGAGATCGATCGCGGGCGGGCGCGATCTCGTGTAcgccgtttttttttttttgtttttctgtttttaataattatttattttattttattaatttaaacaattcctaaggagGATGGGTAGAGGATATGTGATATTTCAAAGAAGCTTTTATAAACCtagttaaattatcctaataaaatatataaaaaatatatttaaaagtaaaataaattaaataaattttattaattaatatactgaaaaaataatattttaaatttcatttaaaaattttaaaaaatatataataattcttatttatattctaatatatttttattattttaaatttcatttaaatttttaaaaaaatgtaaaaaaaatcttaaaaaaatttaaaaattctaataaattatatttgtattctgttttttttttaaattttttacttgatattttttactatttaaaatatatattatttaattaataattaattaaatgaataaatagttaatttatataattattattaatataaaataatatcttgtattattattattattattattatagatacttccattttaatttcaattattgatatatcaattctatttaaataaaattattttaattattttttctaacaatattaaattattcaataattgagaacttataataaatcaatatacaacttatttttatatacacaataaacatatttatcttatcattattatagataaataaaaaataccgaaactatatcggcacggcacgatacgataccgaaaccgtatcgttccggcctaagaccgaaacctcggcacgggtcgaaattttaaaccatggttgtTTGATTTATAAGCACTGATTAGGTATGATTGTCAATACTGCTGTTGGGTTTGTCAAAGGGGAAtacaaatgcaacatatcatattTACCCTTAAAACAAATCATAATATTCCTACAAGGtaataattttcttatttgctaTTTCTAATAACTAGAAGTCCCTTTAAAATTTATGGTCAACAGATTGTACAGATCATCATTGCATTAATATCATTGTTTGGTATAATTGACTTAGAAACGAAAACACAATAAGACGATTAGAAATTAACTTCATTGCATATATAACCTAACATACAATGTAACAAGAAAGGTGGTAGCCATTCTATAAAAGTAAACAATTGCCATGAAAGTTAAATTATGGAAATTTGGTGAAATACAACTCATCAAAAGCTActaacaagatcaaaaagagaGGATTCATTTTGTCATATGtaatatttgttggtgcaacctacAATATTATTACAACCCCCCAACCCCCACCCCCCCCCTATCTAAAATTAGCTCCCCTCTAAGAGCGGCAGCCGCCCTTTGAATAGTTCTAGCAACTCTCCAAATCTCACGTTAAATGCTGAAATGAGCTTCCTCCCTTGTACTATGAGCAGCTTGAGAAATGACATAAGCTATCCCTAGAAAGAAAGAGAACTTGCTCTCTGAATTCCCAGGCGGTGAGTACAACTGCACAAGTAATCAGCACGTCAATAGGAAGTATCAACAATGTGTGTTATTTGATGAACTTTTTGTTTTGATCAAATTTGTTTCAAATCTTGGGACATGTTTAGCAACTAATCCTAGGATGTCTTGCTTACTTTTGTTTCTTCTTCATTGTTTTTTATATACATGTTTCTAAACTATCTTAACTACTAGTTTCAGACCTCAACTTTTAGTAAATCAACACTAAAAATGGCTAGCGATTTCTTTTGTTTTACTTGTACCATAGATTTCTCCTGCGTTGCAAAATTGTATTAGTAGGGCTTGTCTTTCAAAACTGATAGTGCCTATTACTTGGCAACCTATGTAAAACAAAAGAATGTTATACTTGAGTATCCAGAAGCACAGTAGCCATCATTGGCAACATATGTAGATCTTGAAACCACTAAAAAAATTCTTGAAACCATACACATCCTTAAACACCATGAAACCCCACTTAATCCAATCCCAATCCaacaaaaatgaataaaaaaatggTTGAGCCTTGCCATCGTTGAAGAATACGACACGGCAGCGGCTACGTCGCTGCTTGGTGGGGAGGTTGCCTCACCAGCTCACCAGCAATGCGACCATTGACCAGCCGTGTCGCCCCCTTTTTTTGTGAAATAGGAAATAAAGGTTTAGGGTTACCTTGAGCTTCCTAGCTTGCTGTGGAGTGCGGCGGAGGGCAGGAAGACGAAGTCAAAGAGGAGGCGACAGTGGACCCACTCAAAAAGCCTACGATGACTTGTGCAGGAGAGCCGACGCTATTGTCACACTCGAAGAAGTCGGGCttagggaaaaaaaaagaaaggcaAAAAAAGAAAATCTTTTATCGAAGAAAAGAAGAAGCCAATATTTTTCTCCGCCCGAAGCATCTTAATcaagaattaattctaaacccacCTATTTAATTGGGTTTTGTCATTTCAAATCATTTAGGAATGATTCCAAAATTTTTATTCCCAAACTCATTAACCAAACACCTTGTATTTCTATTATTCCAtttcctcattcccaaacccctaAACCAAGCACAACCTGACTACTAAGAGCAAGCAACACATGTGAGATATAGTAAGAAATTTATGACAGAAACTTTtatgttgttattattttttgttaaagAAAAAACATTCAAATTGAGAAGTTACAACACTTTTAAGAATTGCCTATCAAATACAAATTCACATGCAAGTTCAAAATTTTATCTAATTGGAAGCATTTTAGATAACTATGTtaccttatagataagtccagcaCTACTGAGCTTCGTAACAAAACCATGGCCAAAAACCTCATTAAATCCTTTTTGGTGATGATCATAACGGTCGCGACTTGGATGATATTCACCGCCAACATCAAGCACAGCATCTAGTGTATCAAGAAGCTGCAGGTTATGTACAAGAAAAGCATTAGGAATATCTATGGAAAGAATCATTAACAATCAAATGCATCGGTCAGCTTGCTCTTAGTCGATCAATTCAACTATGGAAAGGGATCAATCAAACATTGGCCTGCTTGCATGCTTACCTTGTTTCTATTTCCCTCAACAACATGATAGAGGTTTTTGATGTGCAAAAACACTTGGAGGTGCATTGTGTAAGCACCTCTAAGTTATTAGATTCAATATAAATGACAAAACAAAAATATAGATTTATGAAAGCACAAGTTTGAAGGGTCATAATTGTAACCAAATCGATCATAAGGAGTGATATAGCATAGGTGCAATTTCACTTGCTAAAATAAGTACAAGAAAGCTAATGCTAAAGCAATTATCGAACTGTCATATGTTCAACAAACTCAAAAAAATCTAGCCGTCACAAATTCTAAATAATTTTATCTACATCCCATGAATATAAAGACCTAACGATCTGCTAATGGCAACACATGCATAAAACATCATGATGTGCGCATCCATTGTCCCAAGCACCAAAGAAACGGATAACAAAATAGCAAGGAAAAGAATCCTGAACCTGGATATCTCTGGTTCGAACGATCTCGGCGCCGGAGAACTTGGCGGTGAGGCAGATCATGAAGCAAGCAAGGGCCTCATCGCAGTGGAAGCAGCCGTTGTGAGTGCCGACCCTCTTGGTGCCAGTGCCGTGGGAAGCGGTGGAATAGTAGGCCACCGTCCCCGCAATGGGAGAGCCGGATAAGTAGGCAAAGCTCCGCGACGCTATCGGCCGCCACCATCTCCGAATCGGAAGCATCGATAGCGCGGCCGTCCATTTCTCGGCTCGAAGGGCGTATTCATACTCCGTTAGTTTAGTGCAGCCCAACTTGATAACTATGGGCCGGGAGTAAGGGCCCGGCCCATTTATTGGTAAAGAACAAATAGAACagttgttatttaaaaaaataattttaaaaattcaaataataataataaaatactaTTACTTATTTTGCCTGTAATGAACCATGACATTTATCTTCGGCATGCCCCAATAAGAAAAATCTATATACAAGATAAGCTAAATTAGTTAATTGTACAAATTTAGATCTAGTAGAAATTCAATCAGATGTCTTTGACACCTTCTATTTACTCAATTATCTCAGTAGATGACATGGAAGAAGTATCTACTTCTTCAGACTATAGCCTAGTGAATTCCTTCTTACAACCTTCATATTTAGATTTAGATTACATACCAATAAACCAAGAGCTTGACTTATGGGACGATTTCTCACCCATAAATACAAACTTAATGTTAACACAACTAAATACAACTTTGAGTGACTCCAATTGCACACATGATTGGAACCTAAAAACAAGAACAGATAACACTCATTGTTATTTGCGTAGTTATTATCTCTCAGTTGACAAACGTGGTACCTATAAAATTTGCAAAAAGCAAGCATATAATCTGTGTATTCACAATTATTTTAACGTTCTAATTCCCATAACTCAACCTACTAAAAGCAGTACGaggaatatttttttagaaacaaGGATATCAACATTAGAAACTAGAATAAATCAAATAGAAGCTCATTTGGATTTGTAACTACCCACCTAGAAGATTtgctcctacaaccttcttgttcACAACCTTCAGTGAAGGGTAAAGGCTTGCAACTCACGAAGCCAAATACTAATATGGTTTTTATTAAAACCATTAGTATTGTAACACAAGTAGAACTCTGGATATTAGAGTAAAATGTTTAGTCAATATACATGGTCATGAAAT
This genomic stretch from Zingiber officinale cultivar Zhangliang chromosome 7A, Zo_v1.1, whole genome shotgun sequence harbors:
- the LOC122001671 gene encoding MYG1 protein C694.04c-like; translation: MLPIRRWWRPIASRSFAYLSGSPIAGTVAYYSTASHGTGTKRVGTHNGCFHCDEALACFMICLTAKFSGAEIVRTRDIQLLDTLDAVLDVGGEYHPSRDRYDHHQKGFNEVFGHGFVTKLSSAGLIYKHYGEEIIATELQLDKGHKNVQCLYLAVYKNFIEAIDATDNGINQYDIDQPPKYVNNTYLSSRIGRLNPEWIDLDQSSEKENAAFHQAMMLAGGEFLASISFYARSWLPARSIVIESLEARSNVDPSSQILLLKKFCPWNLHLLDLEKELKINPLIMFVIYQDERTKIWRVQAAPVSPEKFDCRKRLPEPWRGFQGDELSEITGIPGCVFVHMAGFMGKNRTYEGALAMARTALRSSS